Proteins from a single region of Antechinus flavipes isolate AdamAnt ecotype Samford, QLD, Australia chromosome 2, AdamAnt_v2, whole genome shotgun sequence:
- the MMP2 gene encoding 72 kDa type IV collagenase, whose translation MKTSAAPGVLGFFLPALWLHSSVFHQTWAAPSPIIKFPGDVSPKTDKELAVQYLNTFYGCPKESCNLFVLKDTLKKMQKFFGLPETGELDHNTIETMKKPRCGNPDVANYNFFPRRPKWEKNQITYRIIGYTPDLDPETVDDAFARAFKVWSDVTPLRFSRIHDGEADIMINFGRWEHGDGYPFDGKDGLLAHAFAPGTGVGGDSHFDDDELWTLGEGQVVRVKYGNADGEYCKFPFLFNDKEYTSCTDAGRSDGFLWCATSYNFDSDGKYGFCPHEALFTMGGNAEGQPCKFPFKFQGTSYDSCTTEGRTDGYRWCGTTEDYDRDKKYGFCPETAMSTVGGNSEGAPCVFPFIFLGNKHESCTSAGRSDGKMWCATTTNYDDDRKWGFCPDQGYSLFLVAAHEFGHAMGLEHSEDPGALMAPIYTYTKNFRLSNDDIKGIRELYGSSTDTDTGTDTGPTPTPGPVTPEICKPDTNIVFDGISQIRGETFFFKDRFMWRTANTREKPTGPLLVATFWPEVPEKIDAVYEAPQEEKAVFFSGDEYWVYSASTLERGYPKKLTNLGLPPSVQRVDAAFSWSKNKKTYIFSGDKFWRYNEVKKKMDPGFPKLIADAWNGIPDNLDAVVELQGSGHSYFFKDWYYLKLENKSLKIVKVGNIKTDWLSC comes from the exons ATGAAGACTTCAGCGGCCCCCGGAGTCCTGGGATTCTTCCTCCCGGCCCTCTGGCTCCACTCCAGCGTTTTTCACCAAACTTGGGCAGCCCCGTCCCCAATCATCAAGTTCCCGGGCGATGTCTCTCCCAAAACAGACAAAGAGTTGGCTGTA CAATACCTGAACACTTTCTACGGCTGCCCTAAGGAAAGCTGCAACCTGTTTGTGCTGAAGGACACTCTGAAGAAAATGCAGAAATTCTTTGGGCTACCAGAGACAGGAGAACTGGATCACAACACTATTGAGACCATGAAGAAGCCACGATGTGGGAACCCTGATGTGGCCAACTACAACTTCTTCCCCCGGAGGCCCAAGTGGGAGAAGAATCAGATCACATACAG GATCATTGGTTATACACCTGATCTTGACCCTGAGACAGTGGATGATGCTTTTGCTCGAGCCTTCAAAGTTTGGAGTGATGTGACACCACTTAGGTTTTCACGTATCCATGATGGGGAAGCTGACATCATGATCAACTTTGGTCGTTGGG AGCATGGGGATGGATACCCCTTTGATGGGAAGGATGGACTCTTGGCTCATGCCTTTGCTCCTGGCACTGGTGTAGGAGGAGACTCCCATTTTGATGATGATGAGCTATGGACCCTAGGAGAAGGTCAAG TGGTCCGAGTGAAATATGGGAATGCCGATGGTGAGTACTGTAAGTTTCCCTTCCTATTCAATGACAAGGAATATACTAGCTGCACGGATGCTGGCCGTAGTGATGGCTTCCTCTGGTGTGCGACTTCCTACAATTTTGACAGCGATGGGAAGTATGGCTTCTGTCCCCATGAAG ccCTGTTTACCATGGGTGGAAATGCTGAGGGACAGCCTTGCAAATTCCCATTCAAGTTCCAGGGTACCTCTTATGACAGTTGTACTACTGAGGGCCGAACAGATGGCTATCGCTGGTGTGGCACTACTGAGGACTATGACCGTGACAAGAAATATGGTTTCTGCCCAGAGACTG CCATGTCAACTGTTGGGGGGAACTCTGAGGGTGCCCCATGTGTCTTCCCCTTCATCTTCTTGGGCAACAAGCATGAATCCTGTACAAGTGCTGGTCGCAGTGATGGCAAAATGTGGTGTGCTACAACTACCAATTATGATGATGACCGAAAGTGGGGCTTTTGCCCTGACCAAG GGTATAGTCTGTTCCTTGTGGCAGCTCATGAGTTTGGCCACGCTATGGGATTGGAACATTCAGAAGATCCTGGGGCACTAATGGCACCAATCTACACATATACCAAGAATTTCCGTCTATCTAATGATGACATCAAGGGCATTCGGGAACTTTATG GGTCTTCCACTGACACCGACACTGGCACTGACACTGGACCCACCCCTACTCCTGGGCCTGTCACTCCTGAGATCTGCAAACCAgacacaaatattgtgtttgatGGCATCTCACAGATTAGAGGAGAGACGTTCTTCTTTAAGGACAG GTTCATGTGGCGGACGGCAAACACAAGGGAGAAGCCCACAGGGCCCCTGCTTGTAGCCACATTCTGGCCAGAAGTTCCTGAGAAGATAGATGCAGTTTATGAAGCCCCACAGGAAGAAAAGGCTGTGTTCTTCTCAG GGGATGAGTACTGGGTTTATTCAGCCAGTACTCTGGAGCGGGGCTATCCTAAGAAGTTGACTAACCTTGGACTACCTCCAAGTGTTCAACGTGTGGATGCTGCCTTCAGCTGGAGCAAAAACAAGAAGACATATATCTTTTCTGGAGACAAATTCTGGAG GTACAATGAAGTTAAGAAGAAAATGGACCCTGGCTTCCCCAAGCTTATTGCTGATGCCTGGAATGGCATACCTGACAATCTGGATGCCGTGGTAGAACTGCAGGGAAGTG gACACAGCTATTTCTTCAAGGACTGGTATTACCTTAAACTGGAGAACAAGAGTTTGAAAATTGTAAAAGTTGGAAACATCAAAACGGATTGGCTGAGCTGCTGA